The Spirosoma foliorum genome has a window encoding:
- a CDS encoding nitrilase family protein, with amino-acid sequence METLRIATAQFENASGDKAYNLAQIRRLAAQAAQQGAQVIAFHECSVTGYTFARHLSREQLTSVAEVIPDGPSVQALIQIAREYDIVVLAGLFEKDEQNQLFKAYVCVDKNGLIAKYRKLHPFINPHLLPGDHYVVFDLLGWKCGILICYDNNIIENVRATTLLGADIIFMPHVTMLTPSTRPGAGFVDPALWYNRLNDPTSLRLEFDGMKGRSWLMKWLPARAYDNGIYVVFANPIGMDDDQLKNGCSMIIDPFGDILAECRNLNDDVVIATCTPEKLQQAGGYRYRNARRPQLYKDILGQEHASQQKVVWLDQ; translated from the coding sequence ATGGAAACGCTTCGTATTGCAACCGCCCAGTTCGAAAATGCTAGTGGCGATAAAGCCTATAATCTGGCACAAATTCGCCGTTTAGCCGCTCAAGCTGCCCAGCAGGGAGCCCAGGTGATCGCCTTTCATGAATGCTCGGTTACGGGCTATACGTTTGCTCGTCATTTATCCAGAGAGCAACTCACATCGGTGGCAGAAGTAATTCCAGATGGACCTAGTGTTCAGGCACTGATCCAGATCGCTCGTGAGTATGATATTGTGGTGTTGGCCGGATTGTTTGAAAAAGATGAACAGAATCAGCTCTTTAAGGCCTATGTATGTGTCGATAAAAATGGACTGATTGCCAAGTATCGTAAGCTTCACCCCTTTATCAATCCGCACCTGTTGCCCGGCGACCACTATGTGGTATTTGATTTACTGGGGTGGAAATGTGGCATTCTGATTTGCTACGATAACAATATCATCGAGAATGTAAGGGCTACTACGCTACTCGGAGCCGACATTATTTTTATGCCTCATGTGACGATGTTGACGCCTTCGACGCGACCAGGCGCTGGCTTTGTCGATCCGGCACTTTGGTATAATCGGCTGAACGATCCGACGTCCTTACGATTAGAGTTTGATGGCATGAAAGGCCGTTCCTGGTTAATGAAATGGCTGCCCGCCCGCGCTTACGACAATGGCATTTACGTAGTGTTTGCCAACCCAATTGGCATGGACGATGATCAGCTCAAAAACGGCTGTTCAATGATTATTGACCCGTTTGGGGATATTCTGGCCGAATGCCGGAACCTGAATGATGATGTTGTTATAGCAACTTGTACACCCGAAAAACTACAGCAGGCCGGCGGGTATCGCTACCGAAATGCTCGGCGACCACAGTTGTATAAAGATATTTTGGGGCAGGAGCATGCGTCCCAACAGAAAGTAGTCTGGTTAGATCAGTAG
- a CDS encoding AraC family transcriptional regulator, whose product MQVNPSPKLAHLVKHYLILENTSSYEQTYRFFPDGNPGLVFSYADPFTEGHDFAAVPNQYHNFFYGQANQYHDLKAGKTIGLLVVVLQPWGLHVLSGLPGIETRNTRLSLDTLLAPVSVDVQQAKQRDCSEPLERIRQIEEFLSKLSPSALTPETRFVQQAVQQICQTNGMQPIQQILQGLGTTERSLERRFEQVIGLRPKQFSRIIRLQNSLRIHRQKPTLNLTELTYCAGYYDQAHFIREFNQLVGLTPKQYEANPNRLAVNLMPIGH is encoded by the coding sequence ATGCAGGTAAATCCATCGCCCAAACTTGCTCATCTAGTCAAGCACTACCTGATTTTAGAGAATACGTCGTCTTACGAGCAGACGTATCGATTCTTCCCCGATGGCAATCCAGGCCTGGTTTTTTCGTATGCAGATCCATTCACCGAGGGGCATGATTTCGCTGCGGTACCCAACCAATACCACAACTTTTTTTATGGGCAGGCCAATCAGTACCACGATCTGAAGGCCGGTAAAACTATTGGTTTACTCGTTGTTGTTCTGCAACCCTGGGGATTACACGTCCTTTCGGGACTACCCGGTATTGAAACCCGAAATACGCGACTGAGTCTGGATACTTTGTTGGCGCCAGTATCGGTCGATGTACAGCAAGCCAAACAACGAGACTGTTCAGAACCACTGGAACGGATCAGGCAAATCGAAGAGTTTCTGAGTAAGCTTAGCCCATCAGCGTTGACGCCTGAAACCCGTTTTGTTCAACAAGCAGTCCAGCAGATTTGCCAAACCAATGGAATGCAGCCTATTCAGCAAATACTCCAGGGTTTGGGAACAACAGAACGGAGTCTGGAACGTCGTTTTGAGCAGGTAATCGGACTGCGCCCCAAGCAGTTTTCGCGCATTATTCGCTTACAGAACAGTCTTAGAATTCATCGCCAAAAGCCCACACTAAACTTAACCGAGCTAACCTATTGCGCTGGCTATTACGATCAGGCTCATTTCATCCGGGAATTTAATCAACTCGTTGGTCTGACGCCCAAACAGTACGAAGCAAATCCCAATCGATTAGCTGTGAATCTGATGCCAATCGGTCACTGA